The Streptomyces pratensis genomic interval TGAACGGCAAGGACCTGGACCCCGCGGCCGTCTTCGACGGCACCCGGATCACGCTGGAGGACCTCTCCGAGGGCGAGAACGTCCTGGTGGTCGACGCGCAGTGCGCCTACAGCCGGACCGGCGAGGGCATGCACCGCTTCGTCGACCCGGAGGACGGCGAGGTCTACCTCTACACGCAGTACGAGCCTGCTGACGCTCGGCGCGTATTCGCCAACTTCGAGCAGCCCGACCTCAAGGCGCCCTACCGCTTCGAGGTGACCGCGCCCGAGGGCTGGCGGGTCTGGAGCAACGGCGCGGAGGAGTCGCAGGAGGGTGAGGTCCACCGGTTCGCGGAGACGCTGCCGATCTCGACGTACATCACGGTGGTCGTCGCGGGCCCGTACCACTACGTGAGCGACGTCTACGCGCGTACGTTCGACGACGGATCGAAGCTCGAGGTCCCGCTCGGCGCGATGTGCCGCAAGGGGCTCGCCCGTCACTTCGACGCGGACGACGTCTTCCTCGTCACCAAGCAGGGCCTGGACTTCTTCCACGACAACTTCGACTACCCGTACCCCTTCGGGAAGTACGACCAGGCGTTCGTGCCCGAGTACAACCTCGGCGCGATGGAGAACCCGGGCCTCGTCACCTTCCGCGAGGAGTACATCTACCGCGGCAAGGTCACCTCGGCCTCCTACGAGCGCCGCGCCAACGTCATCCTGCACGAGATGGCGCACATGTGGTTCGGCGACCTGGTCACCATGCAGTGGTGGGACGACCTGTGGCTGAAGGAGTCCTTCGCGGACTTCATGGGGACGTTCTCTATGGTGGAGGCGACCCGTTTCACCGACGGCTGGATCACCTTCGCCAACAACCGCAAGGCGTGGGCCTACCGCGCCGACCAGCTGCCGTCCACGCACCCGATCACGGCCGACATCCGTGACCTGGAGGACGCCAAGCTGAACTTCGACGGCATCACGTACGCCAAGGGCGCCTCGGTGCTCAAGCAGCTCGTGGCGTACGTGGGGCGGGACGCGTTCCTGGAGGGTGCGCGCCGCTACTTCAAACAGCACGCCTACGGCAACACGCAGCTGGGCGACCTGCTCTCGGTGCTGGCCGAGACGTCCGGGCGCGACATGACGGCCTGGTCGCGCGCATGGCTGCAGACCGCGGGGGTCAACGTCCTCACGCCGGTCGTCACCTACGACGGTGACGGCCGGATCGCGGAGCTCGCCGTGACGCAGGAGGCCGCCGAGTCCCACCCGGACCTCCGGCCCCACCGGGTCGCGGTGGGCCTGTACCGGCTCTCGCCGGCGGGCGAACTGGTGCGTTACGCCCGTGCCGAGACCGATGTCGCCGGGGAGCGCACCGTGGTCGCGGAGCTGGCCGGGTCCGAGAAGCCCGACCTGGTCCTGGTCAACGACGACGACCTGACGTACTGCAAGGTCCGCTTCGACGAGATGTCCCTGGCCACCCTGCGCGAGCACCTCGGTGACATCACCGACCCGCTGGCCCGGGCACTGTGCTGGTCCGCGCTGTGGAACCTGACGCGGGACGCGCTGCTGCCCGCCCGGGACTTCGTGTCCCTGGTGCTGTCGTCCGCCGGCCGCGAGTCGGACATCGGCGTACTGCAGATGCTGCACGCCTGGGCCCGGTCGGCTCTGGTGCACTACGCCGCGCCGGCCTGGCGTGAGGAGGGCGGCAGGGCGCTGGCCGAGGGCGCGCTGGCGGAGCTGCGGCGTGCGGAGCCGGGCAGCGAGCACCAGCTGACGTGGGCCCGGTTCTTCGCCTCCGTCGCGGCGTCGGACGCCGACTTCCAGCTGCTGGGCGGGCTGCTCGACGGCTCGGCCGTGATCGACGGCCTGGACGTCGACCAGGAGCTGCGGTGGGCCTTCCTGTCCCCGCTGGCCTCGCACGGCAAGGCCGACGAGACGGCTGTGGACGCCGAACTCGCCCGGGACGACACGGCGTCCGGCAAGCGGCACCATGTGCGGTGCCTGGCGTCACGCCCATCGGCAGCGGTCAAGGCGCAGGCGTGGGCGACGGTCGTGGAGTCGGACAGGCTGTCCAACGCGCTCGCCGGGGCGACGATCGCCGGCTTCGAGCAGCCCTCGCAGCGGGAACTGCTGGCGCCGTACACGGCCGCGTACTTCGAGGCGATCGAGCGGGTGTGGGCCGAGCGTTCCATCCAGATCGGCATGGACGTGGTCAGAGGCCTCTTCCCCGCACTGCAGGACGACCCCGCGACCCTCACCGCGACGGACGCGTGGCTGACGTCGCACCCGGAGGCGGCTCCGGCGCTCCGGCGGCTGGTCCTGGAGGCGCGGGACGATCTGGCACGGGCCCTGCGGGGGCAGGAGCGCGACGCGACGGCGTGAGATTCCGGCGCGCGCCCCGCACACACGTGCGGGGCGTGCGCCGTGCAATTCCCGCCGGGACCGCCCTTTTCGGCATTCGAACTGCCGTACTTCAGGACGGCGTTGTCCTGGAATGTCGACGGACGTGTAACAGGGGTTAGCGCTCCGCGGACGTGCGGAAACCTCCCCGGCATGACTCAGAACACCCCCGTGTCCCCGCGCCCCGTCCACGGAGTGAGCCACCGCGTGCAGTCCGCCGCGCAGCTGCGTGCCAACGGTGTGAGCGCCGCGCAGACCGCCACGCACTGCCTGCCCGGCGGCCCGTGGCAGCAGTTGCTGCCCGGCGTGTACCTCCTGCACCCGGCGCCGCCCACGAACGACGACCGTGTGCGCGGCGCCCTGCTGTACGCCGGCCGGCCCCCGGCCGGCGCCCGGCGGACCGTGCCCGTCGGGTCCGGGGCCGGCTACGGCGAGGCCATGGTCACGGGCCTGGCGGCCCTCGCTCTGTACGGCTTCACCTCCGCGCCCCCGGTGATCGCGCTGCACCGGATCGACGTGCTCGTGCCGCGCACCAGGCGGTTGCGCTCCACCCGGTTCGTCCAGGTGACCCGGACCGCGGCCCTGCCCCTGCCGCAGCGAAGGGTCGGGGTGCCGCTGGCTCCGGTGGAACGGGCCCTGGCCGACGCGGTGGCCTCGCTCACCGACGCCCCGACGGTGCGACGGATCCTGACGGAGGCGGTGCGTGGCGGGTACTGCGAACCCGCTTCCGTCGTGACGGAGCTGAACACGGCCAAGCTGCTGGGACGCCCGCACGTCGTGGACGCCGTCGACGCGTTGTTCGTCGAGGGCCGGGCCGTGGCGGAAGGCCGGCTGTACGAGACGGTGCGCTCCCACGGTCTGCCCGAGCCGCTGTGGAACGTGGAGCTGTCCCTGCCGGGCGGCGGTTTCCTGGGCGGGGTCGACGCGTACTGGCCGGAGCAGGCGGTCGCGCTCGAACTGGGCACCCGCTCGCCCCTGGAGGAGCAGTTCGCCTTCACCGCGGAGCGGGAACAGCTGGAGCGGCTCGGGGTCACGGTGGTGCGGGTGACTCCGAAGCGCCTGCGTGAATCGGTGGCGCAGCTGTCGGTGGTGCTGCGTACGGCGTTGATGGCGTCCGAGGACCGTGAACCGGCCGCTTACGTGGTGGTCCTGCCCCGGTAGCGGCGCACTTTGTCCCGGTGGGTGGCGCAACGGCACCGGTGGCGGATCTACGCCATGTCCCTTTCTCGTCCCCGCCAACTCTCCACAAACACCCTTCTTTTACGAAAGGCTGAGCGGTCATCGGGTACCGAATTCCGGACTCTCTCTATCTTTCACAAAACAGGGATGCTGATGACCAAGGAATCCCCCAGCTCCATACCCGGGGCGAGACGCGCGGCGCGCATCGCGGCGGCAGCCGGCCTGGCGGCCGCGCTGGCCGCCTCCGGCGCCGCCCCGGTCTTCGCCGCCGACGACCCGGCCGCTTCCCCGGTGAAGCCCGCCGCCGCCGGCGTGAAGGGCGACAAGCTGGGCGAAGCCGACGCCGATGTGCTGGCGAAGGCCGAGGCCAAGGGCGAGAAGAACATCACGATGATGGTCGCCACCACCCCTGGTGCGACCGAGCAGGTCGCCGCGCAGCTGGACGCCGTCAAGGGGTCCGTACTGGGGCAGACGTACGACAAGCTCGGGTACGTCCGGGCGACCGTACCGACCGCGACCGCCGACGCCACCATCAAGGCGGCGCAGAAGCTGTCGTCGGTCCACGGCATCGATCTCAAGCAGGAGATCAAGCTCGACGACCCGACGCCCACGGGCGACCGCGCCACCGGGTCGAAGCAGCAGAAGGCCACGGGCAGTTACCCGGCTCCGGGCAAGAACACCCCGGCGAAGAACCCGTACAACCCGTCCTTCGAGACGGGCGCGGTCGACTTCGTGAAGCAGCACCCGAAGGCCGACGGCCGCGGGATCACCATCGGTGTCCTGGACTCCGGTGTCGACGTCGGCCACCCCGCGTTGCAGAAGACCACCACCGGCGAGCGCAAGATCGTCGACTGGGTGACGGCCACCGACCCCGTCAACGACGGCGACGGCACCTGGCTGCGGATGGACCAGACCGTGTCCGGCCCGACCTTCACGAGCGGCAGCACGACCTACTCCGCACCGGTGGGCTCGTACGGCTTCAAGGTGTTCAAGGAGTCCGCCACCC includes:
- the pepN gene encoding aminopeptidase N — encoded protein: MPGENLSRDEARERAELLTVDGYEVVLDLRSAVGEPDGGDEAGPRTFRSQTTIRFRAARAGASTFADLLAPSVDAVTLNGKDLDPAAVFDGTRITLEDLSEGENVLVVDAQCAYSRTGEGMHRFVDPEDGEVYLYTQYEPADARRVFANFEQPDLKAPYRFEVTAPEGWRVWSNGAEESQEGEVHRFAETLPISTYITVVVAGPYHYVSDVYARTFDDGSKLEVPLGAMCRKGLARHFDADDVFLVTKQGLDFFHDNFDYPYPFGKYDQAFVPEYNLGAMENPGLVTFREEYIYRGKVTSASYERRANVILHEMAHMWFGDLVTMQWWDDLWLKESFADFMGTFSMVEATRFTDGWITFANNRKAWAYRADQLPSTHPITADIRDLEDAKLNFDGITYAKGASVLKQLVAYVGRDAFLEGARRYFKQHAYGNTQLGDLLSVLAETSGRDMTAWSRAWLQTAGVNVLTPVVTYDGDGRIAELAVTQEAAESHPDLRPHRVAVGLYRLSPAGELVRYARAETDVAGERTVVAELAGSEKPDLVLVNDDDLTYCKVRFDEMSLATLREHLGDITDPLARALCWSALWNLTRDALLPARDFVSLVLSSAGRESDIGVLQMLHAWARSALVHYAAPAWREEGGRALAEGALAELRRAEPGSEHQLTWARFFASVAASDADFQLLGGLLDGSAVIDGLDVDQELRWAFLSPLASHGKADETAVDAELARDDTASGKRHHVRCLASRPSAAVKAQAWATVVESDRLSNALAGATIAGFEQPSQRELLAPYTAAYFEAIERVWAERSIQIGMDVVRGLFPALQDDPATLTATDAWLTSHPEAAPALRRLVLEARDDLARALRGQERDATA